In a genomic window of Pseudomonas oryzihabitans:
- a CDS encoding amino acid ABC transporter permease, translating to MDFDLDYLWAQWPALLDGLLMTLRVSLLAIALSLVIGVVGGAVRLFRVPLLAQLAAVYVEVIRNTPILVQLFFIFYGLPAVGLGLSLFWSGVVCLSLWAGAYQIENLRGGLATVERGMREASLALNLKPWQFFCLIALPIAVRTALPAVLNTAISLLKNSSYLQAIGLAELTFVAVDRIATDFRALEMFSAICVLYLGLVAVLALATQRLSAHLQRPFRQ from the coding sequence ATGGACTTCGATCTGGACTATCTTTGGGCCCAGTGGCCGGCGCTGCTCGACGGCCTGCTGATGACGCTCAGGGTCTCGCTGCTGGCGATAGCACTGTCGCTGGTCATCGGCGTGGTCGGTGGGGCGGTTCGGCTGTTTCGCGTGCCGTTGCTGGCGCAACTCGCCGCCGTCTATGTCGAGGTGATCCGCAACACGCCGATCCTGGTGCAACTGTTCTTCATCTTCTACGGCCTGCCGGCGGTGGGCCTGGGGCTGTCGCTGTTCTGGTCCGGGGTGGTCTGCCTGTCGCTGTGGGCGGGTGCCTACCAGATCGAGAATCTGCGCGGCGGCCTGGCGACGGTGGAGCGGGGCATGCGCGAGGCGAGCCTGGCGCTCAATCTCAAGCCCTGGCAATTCTTCTGCCTGATCGCCTTGCCCATCGCCGTGCGCACCGCCTTGCCGGCGGTGCTCAACACCGCCATCTCGCTGCTGAAGAACTCTTCCTACCTGCAGGCCATCGGCCTGGCCGAGCTGACCTTCGTCGCGGTGGATCGCATCGCCACGGATTTTCGCGCCCTGGAGATGTTCAGCGCCATCTGCGTGCTCTACCTGGGGCTGGTGGCGGTGCTGGCCCTGGCTACGCAGCGCCTGTCCGCCCACCTGCAACGACCCTTTCGGCAGTGA
- a CDS encoding amino acid ABC transporter permease: MSFFLENWNFVVKGLLMTLQLALVVLLFTTLVSAVFGVLATLPQRWLGWLIHGYVELFRSIPLIVNVFFIFFGAPLLGLDLSPFAAVTTGLTLWGSANGIEIVRGGLQAVPRHQWKSAWALGLPRWRIYLHIVGPQSLKAILPAYTGLLTLLVQATSLGALVGVGEFLKTGQTLIERTTMMTGASPAFTVYGTVLLVYFVICSLLSWLSRYLERRLGRPLTRNPS; this comes from the coding sequence ATGAGCTTCTTTCTGGAAAACTGGAATTTCGTGGTCAAGGGCCTGCTGATGACCCTGCAGTTGGCGCTGGTGGTGCTGCTCTTCACCACCCTGGTCTCGGCGGTATTCGGAGTGCTGGCCACCTTGCCGCAGCGCTGGCTGGGTTGGCTGATCCACGGCTACGTCGAGTTGTTCCGTTCCATCCCGCTGATCGTCAACGTCTTCTTCATCTTCTTCGGCGCCCCGCTGCTGGGGCTGGACCTGTCGCCCTTCGCCGCGGTCACCACCGGCCTGACCCTCTGGGGCAGCGCCAACGGCATCGAGATCGTCCGCGGCGGCTTGCAGGCAGTGCCCCGGCACCAGTGGAAGAGCGCCTGGGCGCTGGGCCTGCCGCGCTGGCGCATCTACCTGCACATCGTCGGGCCCCAGTCGCTCAAGGCCATCCTGCCGGCCTATACCGGACTGCTCACCCTGCTGGTCCAGGCCACCTCCCTGGGCGCCCTGGTTGGGGTGGGCGAATTCCTCAAGACCGGCCAGACCCTGATCGAGCGCACCACCATGATGACCGGCGCCAGTCCGGCCTTCACCGTCTACGGCACGGTGCTGCTCGTCTACTTCGTCATCTGCTCGCTGCTCAGCTGGCTCAGCCGCTACCTCGAGCGGCGCCTGGGTCGTCCGCTGACCCGCAATCCGTCCTAG
- the argH gene encoding argininosuccinate lyase encodes MQESKVSRRLREATAPEVCDFIYAPRLAGFAEGFPYLGDVNKAHVVMLAEQGLIDRAQAAALARGILDLEAAGPGAVPLDPLREDAYFNYEAALIERLGTDVGGRLHIGRSRNDILATLDRLRARDVLAEVLETLQQVRATALEGAERHAATVMPGHTHLQPAQPITYGFYLAGVAQALERDSLRLAATLDSMNQSPLGAAAFAGTPFAIDRARTAELLGFDGYLDNALDAVASRDFILEGLSHLSLLAVFWSRVAQDYFVWATHEFGLVEFPDSVAGTSSIMPQKKNPVVLEYLKGRSGHIAGLLMAATMTVKGTHFSHSGDANREGTRGFWEAAEESLRCLRLLDLVLRTAQPEAARGLERSARDFSTATGLADLIVREGGLSFREAHHVVGAVVRQALDAGLPAHAIDSAMLDQAAQAVIGRPLGLDAARVGESLDPTANVASRQSPGGPGAPALARTLAAARARLTLERERQEARRARQVQSQARLDANLRALTQ; translated from the coding sequence ATGCAAGAATCCAAGGTCAGCCGTCGGCTCCGGGAGGCCACCGCGCCCGAGGTCTGCGACTTCATCTATGCCCCGCGCCTCGCCGGCTTCGCCGAGGGCTTTCCCTATCTGGGTGACGTCAACAAGGCCCATGTGGTGATGCTCGCCGAACAGGGGCTGATCGACCGCGCCCAGGCTGCCGCCCTGGCGCGCGGCATCCTCGACTTGGAAGCTGCGGGTCCTGGCGCGGTACCCCTCGACCCGCTGCGCGAGGATGCCTATTTCAACTACGAGGCGGCGCTGATCGAACGCCTGGGCACGGACGTCGGCGGGCGGCTGCACATCGGCCGCAGTCGTAACGACATCCTCGCCACCCTGGATCGCCTGCGCGCCCGGGATGTCCTCGCCGAGGTGTTGGAGACGCTGCAGCAGGTGCGCGCCACGGCCCTGGAAGGGGCCGAGCGGCATGCCGCCACGGTCATGCCGGGGCATACCCATCTGCAGCCGGCGCAGCCGATCACCTATGGCTTCTATCTCGCCGGCGTGGCCCAGGCCCTGGAGCGCGACAGCCTGCGCCTGGCCGCCACCCTCGACAGCATGAATCAGAGTCCGCTGGGTGCGGCGGCCTTCGCTGGCACGCCCTTCGCCATCGACCGGGCGCGTACCGCCGAGCTGCTCGGCTTCGACGGCTACCTGGACAATGCCCTGGACGCCGTGGCCTCCCGCGACTTCATTCTCGAAGGCCTGTCGCACCTGAGCTTGCTGGCGGTGTTCTGGAGCCGGGTGGCCCAGGACTATTTCGTCTGGGCCACCCATGAATTCGGCCTGGTGGAGTTTCCCGACAGCGTCGCCGGCACTTCCAGCATCATGCCGCAGAAGAAGAATCCGGTGGTGCTGGAGTACCTCAAGGGCCGCAGCGGCCACATCGCCGGACTGCTGATGGCCGCCACCATGACGGTCAAGGGCACCCACTTCAGCCACAGTGGCGATGCCAATCGCGAAGGCACCCGCGGCTTCTGGGAGGCCGCGGAGGAAAGCCTGCGCTGCCTGCGGCTGTTGGATCTGGTGCTGCGTACGGCGCAGCCCGAGGCCGCGCGCGGACTGGAGCGCAGCGCCCGGGATTTCTCCACCGCCACCGGCCTTGCCGATCTCATCGTGCGCGAGGGCGGACTGTCGTTCCGCGAGGCGCACCATGTGGTGGGCGCCGTAGTACGCCAGGCGTTGGACGCGGGGCTGCCCGCTCACGCCATCGACAGCGCCATGCTCGACCAGGCCGCCCAGGCGGTGATCGGTCGCCCCCTGGGGCTGGACGCCGCGCGCGTCGGCGAAAGCCTGGACCCCACCGCCAACGTCGCCTCGCGGCAATCGCCCGGCGGTCCTGGTGCCCCGGCCCTGGCCCGGACCCTGGCGGCCGCTCGGGCGCGCCTGACCCTGGAGCGGGAGCGCCAGGAGGCCCGGCGCGCCCGGCAGGTGCAGAGCCAGGCGCGCCTGGACGCCAATCTGCGGGCGCTGACCCAATGA
- a CDS encoding amino acid ABC transporter ATP-binding protein has protein sequence MSALLKVRGLSKSFGEQQIVRGVDLDVAAGEVVVVIGPSGSGKSTLIRCLNSLEEPSAGTVELDGVPVHAGDRRALATLRQKVGMVFQDYTLFPHLSVLRNLTLAPVKLGRLSATEAERQARTLLARVGLAHKADAYPAELSGGQQQRVAIVRALALQPQLLLFDEPTSALDPETVNEVLAIMKDLAREGMTMIVVTHEMGFAREVADRVLFFDAGRILESGAPAQLFSAPREARTRQFLANVLH, from the coding sequence ATGAGCGCACTGCTGAAGGTGCGGGGCCTGAGCAAGAGCTTCGGCGAACAGCAGATCGTCCGTGGCGTGGACCTGGACGTCGCCGCCGGCGAGGTGGTGGTGGTGATAGGGCCCAGCGGTTCGGGCAAGTCGACCCTCATCCGCTGCCTCAACAGCCTGGAAGAGCCTTCAGCCGGCACCGTGGAGCTGGACGGCGTTCCGGTGCACGCCGGCGACCGTCGCGCCCTGGCGACGCTGCGGCAGAAGGTCGGCATGGTGTTTCAGGACTACACCCTGTTCCCGCACCTCTCGGTGCTGCGTAACCTGACCCTGGCGCCGGTCAAGCTCGGGCGGCTGAGCGCCACCGAGGCCGAGCGCCAGGCACGGACGCTGCTCGCGCGAGTCGGGCTGGCGCACAAGGCCGACGCCTATCCGGCCGAACTCTCCGGCGGTCAGCAGCAGCGGGTAGCCATCGTCCGGGCGCTGGCCCTGCAACCGCAACTGTTGCTGTTCGACGAGCCGACGTCGGCGCTGGACCCGGAGACGGTCAACGAGGTGCTGGCGATCATGAAGGACCTGGCCCGGGAGGGCATGACCATGATCGTGGTCACCCACGAGATGGGCTTCGCCCGCGAGGTGGCGGACCGGGTGCTGTTCTTCGACGCGGGCCGCATCCTGGAAAGCGGCGCTCCGGCACAGTTGTTCAGCGCGCCCCGGGAGGCCCGCACCCGGCAGTTTCTCGCCAATGTGTTGCACTAG
- a CDS encoding lipocalin-like domain-containing protein, whose product MNARALLVALLLLTGCDDKPAPEGFAGLGQGSEHFAPVVPGKVFSFPADHGAHPDFRIEWWYVTANLSDAAGHRYGVQWTLFRSALRPAADQPGWGNGNLWLGHAGLTTETRQFSAQTQARGGVGQAGVTASPFAAWIDAWRLQGDLAGQAEVQAQGPGFAYRLDLVATGPLVLQGEGGVSRKSASGQASYYYSQPFFQAQGELEIEGRRIPVQGLAWLDREWSSQHLAADQLGWDWFSLHLDDGRQLMLYRLRQADGQHYLFGNLIAADGHNQPLHPGDIRLAPLSTHPVAGREVPVRWSIILPGRDVDLRISALNPNAWMALGTPYWEGPVSVEGSAKGVGYLEMTGY is encoded by the coding sequence ATGAACGCTAGGGCCCTGTTGGTCGCGCTCCTGCTGCTGACCGGTTGCGATGACAAACCGGCCCCGGAAGGCTTCGCCGGGCTAGGCCAGGGCAGCGAGCATTTCGCGCCGGTGGTGCCCGGCAAGGTCTTCAGCTTCCCGGCGGATCACGGGGCCCATCCGGATTTTCGCATCGAGTGGTGGTACGTCACCGCCAATCTCAGCGACGCCGCCGGCCATCGCTACGGTGTGCAGTGGACGCTGTTCCGTAGCGCGCTGCGGCCTGCGGCCGACCAACCCGGCTGGGGCAACGGCAATCTCTGGCTGGGCCATGCCGGACTCACCACCGAGACGCGGCAATTCTCCGCCCAGACCCAGGCGCGGGGCGGCGTCGGCCAGGCCGGGGTAACGGCCAGCCCCTTCGCCGCCTGGATCGACGCTTGGCGTCTGCAAGGTGATCTAGCGGGCCAGGCCGAGGTCCAAGCCCAAGGCCCGGGCTTCGCCTATCGACTGGACCTCGTCGCTACCGGCCCGCTGGTGCTGCAGGGCGAAGGCGGGGTGAGTCGCAAATCCGCCAGCGGTCAGGCGTCCTACTACTACAGTCAGCCGTTCTTCCAGGCCCAGGGCGAACTGGAGATCGAGGGCCGGCGTATCCCGGTGCAGGGGCTGGCCTGGCTGGATCGCGAGTGGAGCAGCCAGCACCTGGCGGCGGACCAGCTTGGTTGGGACTGGTTTTCCCTGCACCTGGACGACGGTCGCCAGCTGATGCTCTATCGCCTGCGCCAGGCCGATGGCCAGCATTATCTGTTCGGCAACCTGATCGCCGCCGACGGCCACAACCAGCCCCTGCATCCCGGCGACATCCGCCTCGCGCCCCTGTCAACGCACCCGGTAGCCGGCCGCGAGGTGCCGGTGCGCTGGTCCATCATCCTGCCGGGGCGAGACGTCGACCTGCGCATCAGCGCGCTCAACCCCAACGCCTGGATGGCCCTGGGCACCCCCTACTGGGAGGGCCCGGTCAGCGTGGAGGGTAGCGCCAAGGGGGTGGGCTATTTGGAGATGACGGGCTATTAG